The genomic DNA GATATTCTGTCTCCTCTACTCCACAGATATTACAGGTGAATCTAGTGGTGTAATTATTGATTATAGGTGATTAATAGCTGATAGTCTGTCTCCTCTACTCCACAGATATTACAGGTGAATCTAGTGGTGTAATTATTGATTATAGGTGATTAATAGCTGATAGTCTGTCTCCTCTACTCCACAGATCATACAGGTGAATCTAGTGGTGTAATTATTGATTATAGGTGATTATTAATAACTGATATTCTGTCTCCTCTACTCCACAGATCTTACAGGTGAATCTAGTGATGTCCATGTTGCTGTACGTGTTGTTCCTAGCGTACCTGTACGGTATCCAGGCAACGCACATGGAGCGCCAGCAGCCCCCGCCCACCCAGGACCCCGTCAACTCCCTCATCATCCAGCTGCTGCAGGCGGACCTGACCCGCAGCCGAGGGAGGCAGGCCCAGGACACCTCGCCACCGTTGGGCCCGCCCGCCGTCGACACCCTCCTGGACGACACTAAATTCCCGGAGAGGCGGAGCTCGCTGTACCAGCCAATGGCAGGCCTGTCGTCCGAcctgctgcagcagcagcagaaacGTTACAACTCTCCCCGGGTCCTGCTGAGCGAGCGGGCGCCACTGCAGCCTCCTCCGCTCTACTCTATAGACGACTACGCGGGCATCTCTGACAGAACTAACAAGACCCGCAGGAAGAGATACGCGGAACACAAGAGTTACCGCGGGGAGTACTCCGTCTGCGACAGCCAATCGCAGTGGGTGACAGACAAGACGAACGCGGTGGACATCAGGGGTCGTCAGGTCACCGTCCTGGATCAGATAAAGACGGGAACCGCTGAAAGCAACTTTGTTAAGCAGTACTTCTACGAGACCAAGTGTCGGACTGCCAAACCTTTTAAGAGCGGCTGTCGCGGCATCGACGACAAACACTGGAACTCGCAGTGTAAAACGTCTCAGACTTACGTCAGAGCTCTGACACAGGACCGGACCTCTGTGGGCTGGCGCTGGATACGGATAGACACTTCCTGTGTCTGTGCGTTGTCACGGAAACACCGCAggacgtaaacacacacacaacctgaccAAAGACATTATGGGATATATTTCCTTATTGTGAAGGGGGGGGTGGGGCTGTACATATAAATTATTATTTAAGTTATGTGAAATGCATGTAGTTTCTACATGGCTATATatgatatataaatatatttgttaTTTATTGAAGTCATCATcaaaggaaaataaaaaaaatatataaaccaaGAACTCCTAACATGCGGCTCCACAGCCCCGACACAGTCTAGTATGGAGAGACTCTACCATTGGGCTGGACAGTACAGTCTAGTATGGAGAGACTCTACCATTGAGCTGGACAGTACAGTCTAGTATGGAGAGACTCTACAGCCTAGTATGGAGAGACTCTACCATTGGGCTGGACAGTACAGCCTAGTATGGAGAGACTCTACAGCCTAGTATGGAGAGACTCTACCATTGGGCTGGACAGTACAGCCTAGTATGGAGAGACTCTACCATTGGGCTGGACAGTACAGCCTAGTATGGGGAGACTCTACAGCCTAGTATGGAGAGACTCTACCATTGGGCTGGACAGTACAGCCTAGTATGGAGAGACTCTACCATTGGGCTGGACAGTACAGTCTAGTGTGGAGAGACTCTACCATGGGGCTGGACAGTACAGCCTAGCATGGAGAGACTCTACCATTGGGCTGGACAGTACAGCCTAGTATGGAGAGACTCTACCATGGGGCTGGACAGTACAGCCTAGTATGGAGAGACTCTACCATTGGGCTGGACAGTACAGCCTAGCATGGAGAGACTCTACCATTGGGCTGGACAGTACAGCCTAGTATGGGGAGACTCTACAGCCTAGTATGGAGAGACTCTACCATTGGGCTGGACAGTACAGCCTAGTATGGAGAGACTCTACCATTGGGCTGGACAGTACAGCCTAGTATGGAGAGACTCTACCATTGGGCTGGACAGTACAGTCTAGTATGGAGAGACTCTACCATTGGGCTGGACAGCACAGTCTAGTATGGAGAGACTCTACCATGGAACAGGACAGTACAGCCTAGCATGGAGAGACTCTACCATTGGGCTGGACAGTACAGCCTAGTGTGGAGAGACTCTACCATGGGGCTGGACAGTACAGCCTAGCATGGAGTGACTCTACCATTGGGCTGGACAGTACAGCCTAGTATGGAGAGACTCTACCATTGGGCTGGACAGCACAGTCTAGTATGGAGAGACTCTACCATGGAGCTGGACAGTACAGCCTAGCATGGAGAGACTCTACCATTGGGCTGGACAGTACAGCCTAGTATGGAGAGACTCTACCATGGGGCTGGACAGTACAGCCTAATATGGAGAGACGACGTGCCTTGTTGATATACCCAGGGCAGCAAATGAAAAAGAGGATATGACATCACTAGGGGATATGACATCACTAGGTGTGGAGTACAGGATCTCCACTGTCATCCAGCTCATTCTATGACATCACCCGCTCTGACTGTTTGAAAACAGAAATCTGGTCCAGATGTTATTGTGGACTAAATATGTACTGTCTGGATGTATGGACTAACCACGTACCTGTACTGGTATTAAACAGAGGCCCTGAATTATGACTGATGAGCTGGTATACAACAGACCAGACTGGTTTGGGTTTTTCATAATGTAGTAACTCATAGTTTTGCTGTATCATCCAGGATCAATACATGAGGTTTGATATGGTGCTTTTGTACCAAACACATGGGTGGCCTCTGACCTGGAAGAGCTGGTGGCTGTAGGGAGGCTGGGCAGTATGTATGGAGCAGGTCTGGTGGCCTCTGGCCTGGAAGAGCTGGTGGCTGTAGGGAGGCTGGGCAGTATGGAGCAGGTCTGGTGGCCTCTGACCTGGAAGAGCTGGTGGCTGTAGGGAGGCTGGGCAGTATGTATGGGGCAGGTCTGGTGGCCTCTGGCCTGGAAGAGCTGGTGGCTGTAGGGAGGCTGGGCAGTATGTATGGAGCAGGTCTGGTGGCCTCTGACCTGGAAGAGCTGTGGCTGTAGGGAGGCTGGGCAGTATGTATGGAGCAGGTCTGGTGGCCTCTGACCTGGAAGAGCTGGTGGCTGTAGGGAGGCTGGGCAGTATGTATGGAGCAGGTCTGTCTGGCCTCATTAGGTCATGTTCCACTAATGTTATCAGGACCAAAGCTTCTAAGGCCCTCCTCTCCCTGTTAATCAGGTCCTGTCTGACCGTCTCCAATCTCTAACTCTAAACCCACCTCCACTCTCTAAGCCTGAAGCCACCTCCACTCTCTAAGCCTAAAGCCTCCTCCACTCTCTAAGCCTGAAGCCACCTCCACTCTCTAAGCCTAAAGCCTCCTCCACTCTCTAAGCCTGAAGCCACCTCCACTCTCTAAGTCTGAAGCCACCTCCGCTCTGATAGAGCCTGGTAGAACCTCAGAACCTGGTAGAACCTCAGAACCTGGTAGAACCTCAGAACCTGGTAGAACCTGGTAGAACCTCAGAACCTGGTAGAACCTCAGAACCTGGTAGAGCCTGGTAGAACCTCAGAACCTGGTAGAATCTAATAGAACCCGAGTGAACCCAGTAGAACCCGATAGAGCTCTGTGATGTCGAGAGAGCCAGCAGCAGGTAGGTCGTCCCATAGAAAGTGTAGTGGTTCAGTGAGTGTTGAGAGAGCAAGCAGCAGGTAGGTCGTCCCATAGAAAGTGTAGTGGTTCAGTGAGTGTTGAGAGAGCAAGCAGCAGGTAGGTCGTCCCATAGAAAGTGTAGTGGTTCAGTGAGTGTTGAGGTGTTGAGGCAGGTTAGCAGGTATCAGGCCCACATCAGACCGTACCATAGCTAACGACGTGGCCTAAGGAGATGTTCGTGTGTGCAGAGCTAGGATTGAAACCCCCTAAGCTACCCTGGAAGATGCTTTACTACAGGACAAACCCAGCCTCAGATCACTCTCTGTTGGGTGGGCTTTTACCTAAATCATGCATCGATGTTATTTGGAAGTCTGCAGGACAGAGTTGTGTGTCGCATAAGACGTCAGACTTCCTGTCGGCTACTAAGTCTGAGAGCAATGCCAGAGAGCTATTCATAAGACTTCCAGGTCAGAGGTTAAAGGTTAGATGGTCAGTTGGTTCAGGCTCAGACACTCAATCTGACACCTGTCTATCAAACTAACAACCCAGACCCCTAGCCCTACCTCACCCTGTCCACTAGCCCTACCTCACCCTGTCCCCTAGCCCTACCTCACCCTGTACCCTAGCCCTACCTCACTAGCCCTACCTCACCCTGTCCCCTAGCCCTACCTCACCCTGTACCCTAGCCCTACCTCACTAGCCCTACCTCACCCTGTCCCCTAGCCCTACCTCACCCTGTACCCTAGCCCTACCTCACTAGCCCTACCTCACCCTGTCCCCTAACTCTACCTCACCCTGTCCCCTAGCCCTACCTCACTAGCCCTACCTCACCCTGACCCCTAGCCCTACCTCACCCTGTACCCTAGCCCTACCTCACTAACCCTACCTCACCCAGACACCTAGCCCTACCTCACTAGCCCTACCTCACCCTGTCCCCTAGCCCTACCTCACTAGCCCTACCTCACCCTGTCCCCTACCTCACTAACCCTACCTCACTAGCCCTACCTCACCCTGACCCCTAGCCCTACCTCACCCAGACCCCTAGCCCTACCTCACTAACCCTACCTCACTAGCCCTACCTCACCCTGTCCCCTAGCCCTACCTCACCCTGACCCCTAGCCCTACCTCACCCTGACCCCTAGCCCTACCTCACTAACCCTACCTCACCCTGACCCCTAGCCCTACCTCACCCTGACCCCTAGCCCTACCTCACTAACCCTACCTCACCCTGACCCCTAGCCCTACCTCACTATCCCTACCTCACCCAGACCCCTAGCCCTACCTCACTAGCCCTACCTCACCCAGACCCCTAGCCCTACCTCCCTAGCCCTACCTCACCCTGTCCCCTAGCCCTACCTCACCCTGACCACTAGCCCTACCTCACTAACCCTACCTCACTAGCCCTACCTCACCCTGACCCCTAGCCCTACCTCAGGGTCAGAGAACACTGAGAAGACCTGTCAACCTCAATGTATTGGGAGGAACATCCACACAACCATCTCCTAACATCCACACAACCATCTCCTAACATTCATACAACCATCTCCTAACATCCACACAACCATCTCCTAACATCCATACAACCATCACAGAACATCCATACAACCATCACAGAACATCCACACAACCATCACAGAACATCCACACAACCATCACAGAACATTCATAtaaccaacacagaacattcataCAACCATCTCCTAACATTCATACAGCCATCACAGAACATCCATACAACCATCACAGAACATTCATACAACCATCACAGAACATTCATACAACCATCTCCTAACATTCATACAACCATCTCCTAACATTCATACAGCCATCACAGAACATCCATACAACCATCACAGAACATTCATACAACCATCACAGAACATTCATACAACCATCTCCTAACATTCATACAACCATCTCCTAACATTCCCACAACCATCACAGAACATCCACACAACCATCACATATCATCCACACAACCATCTCCTAACATTCATACAACCATCACAGAACATTATTTACTTTACATTTTTACCCCAATTTCTCGAGGCGACGGACTCGGGGCGACGGACTCGAGGCGACGGACTCGAGGCGACGGACTCGAGGCGACGGACTCGAGGCGACGGACTCGAGGCAACGGTCGAGAGCcgcgcgtcctccgaaacacaaccaagctgcactgcttcttgccACAACGCCCCACGTAACCCggaagccgcaccaatgtgtcggaggagaCACAGTAACCCTGGCGACCGGGTCAGCGTGCACTATGCCCCCGGCCCgcccccggcccgccacaggagttgctagagcacgatgggacaaggacatccctgccggccaaaccctcccctaaccgggacgacgctgggccaatggtgcggcgtctcatgggtctcccggtcgctgccggctgcgacagagcctggaatcgaaccaggatctgtagtggcacagcttaggccactgcaccactcgggaggcccctcaGAACATCCATACAACCATCACAGAACATCCATACAACCATCACAGAACATCCATACAACCATCACAGAACATTCATACAACCATCACAGAACATTCATACAAATTCCATCCCACAGCCACGTAGAGAGAGCTAAACCAGAGCAACTCAGGCAGCTAAACCAGAGCAACTCGGGCAGCTAAACCAGAGCAACTCGGGCAGCTCAACCAGAGCAACTCGGGCAGCTCAACCAGAGCAACTCGGGCAGCTCAACCAGAGCAACTCGGGCAGCTCAACCAGAGCAACTCGGGCAGCTCAACCAGAGCAACTCGGGCAGCTCAACCAGAGCAACTCGGGCAGCTCAACCAGAGCAACTCGGGCAGCTCAACCAGAGCAACTCAGGCAGCTAAACCAGAGCAACTCAGGCAGCTCAACCAGAGCAACTCAGGCAGCTCAACCAGAGCAACTCAGGCAGCTAAACCAGAGCAACTCAGGCAGCTCAACCAGAGCAACTCAGGCAGCTAAACCAGAGCAACTCTGGCAGCTAAACCAGAGCAACTCAGGCAGCTAAACCAGAGCAACTCTGGCAGCTAAACCAGAGCAACTCAGGCAGCTAAACCAGAGCAACTCTGGCAGCTAAACCAGAGCAACTCTGGCAGCTAAACCAGAGCAACTCAGGCAGCTCAACCAGAGTTAACTAAGTTACTAAAGATGTGATGCAGGGAGGGGGATTGACAGGCGTACAGAGTAAGGAATGAGAGTTTAAACCAGAGGTTATATTTAATAAGAAGGAGTTTCATAGATTTCATAGACCCCCCTACACCACCCACACCATTACAGAGAGGAGTTCTCCCCCTACACCACCCACACCATTACAGAGAGGAGTTCTCCCCCTACACCACCCACACCATTACAGAGAGGAGTTCTCCCCCTACACCACCCACACCATTACAGAGAGGAGTTCTCCCACTTTattacacactaatacacaccaatacactttaatacacactcatacacaccaATACACTTTAATACACACCAATACACGTTAATACACACTCATATACAGCAATACACTTtaatacacactaatacacacaatacactttaatacacattaatacacaccaatacactttaatacacactcatacacaccaATACACGTtaatacacactcatacacaccaATACACGTtaatacacactcatacacatcaatacactttattacacactcatacacaccaATACACTTTAATACCCACCAATACCCCTGGACAGGTCTGAAACTGTACCCAGACACACAGAGGATCTCCTACATGCAGTGTTGACGCTGCAGTAGATACTAGAACCCAATGGATATTCTGTCATATTGGTTTCTATTGGTTAGGAGGACATTGAAGTGCCCTGCTGTTACCATAGTAACTCAATGCCAGTCTGGCTGCTTCTTAACCACTTGGTGTTTAAAGCCACATTCAACCTCCAGTTCTGAATCTAATGCGTTTCCTGGAAAAGGAAGGTTGTTAACTTCTTCTTTTAGAGTTCCCAGCTATTTAATGAGGAGAATGTGCCAAACACAGCACATTTAAGGACAGCTAAAGGATACCCTCCCCCCCAGCCCCATCCAGGcagtaggacccccccccccagccccatccaggctgtaggaccccccccagccccatccaggctgtaggacccccccccccctcccccagccccatccaggctgtaggacccccccccccccccagccccatccaggctttaggacccccccccccagccaggcTGTAGGACCCCCCCCAGCCCCATCCAGGCTGTAGGACCCCCCCCCAGCCCCATCCAGGCTGTAGGACCCCCCCCCCATCCAGGCAGTAggaccccccccccagccccatccaggctgtaggacccccccctcagccccatccaggctgtaggacccccccctcagccccatccaggctgtaggaccccccccccagccccatccaggctgtaggactcccccccagccccatccaggctgtaggacccccccccccagccccatccaggctgtaggaccccccccccccagccccatccaggctgtaggacccccccccccccagcccatcCAGGctgtaggaccccccccccccagccccatccaggctgtaggaccccccccagccccatccaggctgtaggacccccccccagccccatccaggctgtaggaccccccccagccccatccaggctgtaggacccccccccagccccatccaggctgtaggacccccccccagccccatccaggctgtaggacccccccccagccccatccaggctgtaggaccccccccccagccccatcCAGGCTGTAGGACCCCCCCAGCCCCATCCAGGCTGTAGGACCCCCCCCCAGCCCCATCCAGGCTGTAGGACCCACCCCCCAGCCCCATCCAGGCTGTAGGACCCCCCGGCCCCAGACAAAACATGAGTTTTAGTGAAGAGTCTATTGGATGGTACTTGTTCTGTTAGCGACCTGTTAGATGGCTGGTGTAAACTGTCTGTACTGTGTTCTGAACTATCTGAATGGTCTGTACTGTGTTCTGAACGGTCTGTACTGTGTTCTGAACGGTCTGTACTGTGTTCTGAACGGTCTGTACTGTGTTCTGAACGGTCTGTACTGTGTTCTGAAcggtctgtactgtctgtactgtgttctgaacggtctgtactgtctgtactgtgttctgaacggtctgtactgtctgtactgtctgtattgTGTTCTGAACGGTCTGTACTGTGTTCTGAACGGTCTGTACTGTGTTCTGAacgtctgtactgtctgtactgtgttCTGAACGGTCTGTACCGTCTGTACTGTGTTCTGAACGGTCTGTACTGTGTTCTGAAcggtctgtactgtctgtactgtgcTCTGAAcggtctgtactgtctgtactgtctgtactgtgttctgaacggtctgtactgtgttctgaacggtctgtactgtgttctgaaaggtctgtactgtgttctgaacggtctgtactgtctgtactgaacggtctgtactgtctgtactgtgttctgaacggtctgtactgtctgtactgtgttctgaacggtctgtactgtctgtactgtctgtactgtgttctgaacggtctgtactgtgttctgaacggtctgtactgtgttctgaacggtctgtactgtgttctgaacggtctgtactgtgttctgaacggtctgtactgtctgtacggTCTGTACTGTGTTCTGAACGGTCTGTACTGTGTTCTGAACGGTCTGTACTGTGTTCTGAACGGTCTGTACTGTGTTCTGAACTGTCTCTCCGTTACGCTGTGTGTCTGTATGATGTTTAGTTGATTGGGTAAATCTCCGGTCCTGTCCTGACCTCCAGCCTGCTCCATCACAGTACAGCCTTCTGTTAAACACGCTGAGAACTGACCCCAGAGCAGCGCTTAAAgactctgtcctctgtcctctattCATCTGACTCTACTGAGAACTGATCCCAGAGCAGCGCTTAAAGACTGGGTCCTCTGTCCTCTATTCATCTGACTCTACTGAGAACTGACCCCAGAGCAGCGCTTAAAGACTCTGTCCTCTAATTCTGACTCTACTGAGAACTGATCCCAGAGCAGCGCTTAAAGACTGGGTCCTCTGTCCTCTATTCATCTGACTCTACTGAGAACTGACCCCAGAGCAGCGCTTAAAGACTCTGTCCTCTAATCATCTGACTCTACTGAGAACTGACCCCAGAGCAGCGCTTACAGAAGCTATCCCCTTTGACTCTACCCTCTCCAACAGATCAGGACTCACggcccatctgtctgtctgtccgtccgtccgtctgtgtgGTGAAACATGaataaacatatgactatgttttCTATAactcagtctctgtgtgtgttattactgagttacaacatttacatttacgtcatttagcagacgctcttatccagagcgacttacaaattggtgcattcaccttatgatatccagtggaacaaccactttacaatagtacatctatatcttttagggggggggggttagaaggattactttatcctatcccaggtattccttaaagaggtgggttttcaggtgtctccggaaggtggtgattgactccgctgtcctggcgtcgtgagggagcttgttccaccattggggtgccagagcagcgaacagttttgactgggctgagcgggaactgtgcttccgcagaggtaggggggcgagcaggccagaggtggatgaacgcagtgcccttgtttgggtgtagggcctgatcagagcctgaaggtacggaggtgccgttcccctctcagctccgtaggcaagcaccatggtcttgtagcggatgcgagcttcaactggaagccagtggagtgtgcggaggagcggggtgacgtgagagaacttgggaaggttgaacaccagacgggctgcggcgttctggatgagttgtaggggtttaatggcgcaggcagggagcccagccaacagcgagttgcagtaatccagacgggagatgacaagtgcctggattaggacctgcgccgcttcctgtgtgaggcagggccgtactctgcgaatgttgtagagcatgaacctacaggatcgggtcaccgccttgatgttagtggagaacgacagggtgttgtccagggtcacgccaaggctcttagcactctgggaggaggacacaagggagttgtcaaccgtgatggcgagatcatggaacgggcagtccttccccgggaggaagagcaactccgtcttgccgaggttcagcttgaggtggtgatccgtcatctacactgatatgtctgccagacatgcagagatgcgattcgccacctggttatcagaagggggaaaggagaagattcatTGTGTGTCGTCtacgtagcaatgataggagagaccatgtgaggatatgacagagccaagtgacttggtgtatagcgagaataggagagggcctagaactgagccctgggggacaccagtggtgagagcacgtggtgcggagacggattctcgccatgccacctggtaggagcgacctgtcaggtaggacgcaatccaagagtgccggagatgcccaactcggagagggtggagaggaggatctgatggttcacagtatcaaaggcagcagataggtctagaaggatgagagcagaggagagttagctttagcagtgcggagagcttccgtgacacagagaagagcagtctcagttgagtg from Salmo trutta unplaced genomic scaffold, fSalTru1.1, whole genome shotgun sequence includes the following:
- the ntf3 gene encoding neurotrophin-3 isoform X1, whose protein sequence is MVAFITILQVNLVMSMLLYVLFLAYLYGIQATHMERQQPPPTQDPVNSLIIQLLQADLTRSRGRQAQDTSPPLGPPAVDTLLDDTKFPERRSSLYQPMAGLSSDLLQQQQKRYNSPRVLLSERAPLQPPPLYSIDDYAGISDRTNKTRRKRYAEHKSYRGEYSVCDSQSQWVTDKTNAVDIRGRQVTVLDQIKTGTAESNFVKQYFYETKCRTAKPFKSGCRGIDDKHWNSQCKTSQTYVRALTQDRTSVGWRWIRIDTSCVCALSRKHRRT
- the ntf3 gene encoding neurotrophin-3 isoform X2, whose amino-acid sequence is MSMLLYVLFLAYLYGIQATHMERQQPPPTQDPVNSLIIQLLQADLTRSRGRQAQDTSPPLGPPAVDTLLDDTKFPERRSSLYQPMAGLSSDLLQQQQKRYNSPRVLLSERAPLQPPPLYSIDDYAGISDRTNKTRRKRYAEHKSYRGEYSVCDSQSQWVTDKTNAVDIRGRQVTVLDQIKTGTAESNFVKQYFYETKCRTAKPFKSGCRGIDDKHWNSQCKTSQTYVRALTQDRTSVGWRWIRIDTSCVCALSRKHRRT